Proteins encoded within one genomic window of Flavobacterium oreochromis:
- a CDS encoding COX15/CtaA family protein translates to MKFIKIAKTALILVYLVVIAGALVRMTGSGMGCPDWPKCFGYYIPPTNIQELTWTENRLFKKGQVIIKDKQLLVAKEDCITGKNFDSKQWNKYTKHDYAKFNPIHTWVEYINRLFGALSGFACLFMAFYSFNYWNKSRLIPVLSLLVVFMMGFQAWLGATVVYSVLNPVKITLHMVMALIIIAFIIYIITLADAKSYSKKSDLTFRNLMWITIIMTFIQVILGTQVRQFIDEQVKSGIENPTLWLSNPEVTFYIHRSFSILVLVTNLFLFLRNRKLSLGFKEMNWVLLLLVLEILSGIFIYYMNFPFGSQTIHLLLASILFGIQFYILLQLKQKNIPN, encoded by the coding sequence ATGAAATTTATAAAAATAGCAAAAACGGCACTTATTTTAGTATATCTGGTTGTAATAGCTGGTGCTTTAGTTAGAATGACTGGATCCGGCATGGGATGTCCAGACTGGCCAAAATGTTTTGGTTATTACATTCCTCCAACAAATATCCAGGAATTAACTTGGACTGAAAATAGATTATTTAAAAAAGGACAAGTTATAATTAAAGATAAACAATTACTTGTAGCCAAAGAAGATTGCATTACTGGCAAAAATTTTGATTCCAAACAATGGAATAAATATACTAAACATGACTACGCTAAATTTAACCCTATTCATACTTGGGTTGAATATATCAATAGACTTTTTGGCGCATTATCAGGCTTTGCTTGTTTATTTATGGCTTTTTATTCTTTTAATTACTGGAACAAAAGCAGACTAATTCCTGTTTTATCATTGCTTGTTGTTTTTATGATGGGCTTTCAAGCTTGGCTTGGAGCTACCGTAGTATATTCTGTATTAAATCCCGTTAAAATAACTTTGCATATGGTAATGGCTTTAATTATCATAGCCTTCATCATTTACATAATTACTCTAGCTGATGCAAAATCTTACTCAAAGAAATCAGATCTTACATTCCGAAATCTAATGTGGATCACTATTATCATGACATTTATACAAGTCATTTTAGGTACTCAAGTTAGACAATTCATAGACGAACAAGTCAAATCAGGAATCGAAAATCCAACCTTATGGCTATCTAACCCAGAAGTAACGTTCTATATCCATAGAAGTTTTTCTATTTTAGTCTTAGTAACTAATCTTTTTTTATTCTTGAGAAATAGAAAACTAAGTCTTGGCTTTAAAGAAATGAATTGGGTATTACTATTATTAGTTCTTGAAATTCTTTCAGGAATTTTTATATACTATATGAATTTCCCTTTTGGTTCACAAACAATACATCTTTTATTAGCATCTATACTTTTTGGAATTCAATTTTACATATTACTCCAACTCAAACAAAAGAATATACCCAATTAA
- the gldI gene encoding gliding motility-associated peptidyl-prolyl isomerase GldI, whose protein sequence is MKTLRIITFIVLSMNLVTCCTQKQEARRPISHKTGEFMKQSIDRNKKLNKNEEEIIINIIKKDTAHEYTTSKKGYWYFYNTKNTTEQPKPIKGDIAFFDYEIKDIKGKIIYTQTELKPQTYKVDQQDFIKGLQDGIKLMQKGEKVTFLLPSHLAFGYHGDNNKIGINQPLICTVTLNDIKKEQNNKTVTPSDINKNNN, encoded by the coding sequence ATGAAAACATTAAGAATCATTACATTCATAGTCCTTAGCATGAATTTAGTTACTTGCTGTACTCAAAAACAAGAAGCTAGAAGACCTATATCGCATAAGACAGGGGAATTTATGAAACAATCAATTGATCGCAACAAAAAGTTAAATAAAAACGAAGAAGAAATCATTATCAATATTATAAAAAAAGATACTGCTCACGAATATACTACCTCTAAAAAAGGCTATTGGTACTTTTATAACACTAAAAATACAACAGAGCAACCTAAACCTATTAAAGGTGACATTGCTTTTTTTGACTATGAAATAAAAGATATAAAAGGAAAAATAATTTATACTCAAACTGAGTTAAAACCACAAACCTATAAAGTAGATCAACAAGATTTCATAAAAGGTCTTCAAGATGGAATAAAATTAATGCAAAAAGGTGAAAAAGTGACTTTCTTATTACCATCCCATTTAGCTTTTGGATATCATGGTGACAATAATAAAATAGGAATTAATCAACCTTTAATTTGTACCGTTACACTTAATGACATCAAAAAAGAACAAAATAATAAAACAGTTACTCCATCAGATATAAATAAAAATAATAACTAA
- a CDS encoding peptidylprolyl isomerase — MKKMISLFLSLFTFLFSFSSCNSKGEKQTGEGLFAEIETNKGKIVVQLEFEKTPITVANFVSLVEGKNPMVNTKYAGKPFYNGLKFHRVIQDFMIQGGDPDGNGSGGPGYKFKDEIVPDLKHTGPGILSMANAGPGTNGSQFFITHKATPWLDGRHTVFGHVITGQDIVNKIAQDDTINKITIIRKGTNAKKFDAAKVFKESVDKQIKAQKEIEAKLLKVKADKTAYFAQTKANASKSDTGLLYNIISKGTGKKPETGSTVYVHYAGYFEDGTLFDTSYEKVAKDFGKLDERRAAAKAYQPFPFQAGKKEGLIPGFLEGLEKMNIGDKAVLFIPSNLGYGAQGAGGVIPPNTNLVFELELLDKMPVDTPTTNK; from the coding sequence ATGAAAAAAATGATAAGTTTATTTTTAAGTCTTTTTACTTTTTTATTTTCTTTCTCATCTTGCAATTCAAAAGGTGAAAAACAAACAGGAGAAGGATTATTTGCTGAAATAGAAACAAATAAAGGCAAAATTGTAGTACAATTAGAATTTGAAAAAACGCCTATTACTGTAGCTAATTTTGTTTCTTTAGTAGAGGGTAAAAACCCTATGGTGAATACAAAATACGCAGGAAAACCTTTTTATAACGGTCTAAAATTTCATCGTGTAATTCAAGACTTTATGATTCAAGGTGGTGATCCTGATGGAAACGGAAGTGGTGGACCTGGATACAAATTTAAAGATGAAATAGTACCTGATTTAAAACATACAGGCCCTGGAATACTTTCTATGGCTAATGCTGGACCTGGTACAAATGGTAGCCAATTTTTCATCACTCATAAAGCAACTCCATGGTTAGACGGTCGTCATACCGTATTTGGCCATGTTATAACAGGACAAGATATAGTAAATAAAATTGCTCAAGATGATACAATAAACAAAATAACCATCATAAGAAAAGGAACTAATGCTAAAAAATTTGATGCAGCAAAAGTTTTTAAAGAAAGTGTAGATAAACAAATAAAAGCGCAAAAAGAAATAGAAGCTAAACTATTAAAAGTTAAAGCTGACAAAACAGCTTACTTTGCTCAAACAAAAGCAAACGCTAGCAAATCAGATACAGGATTATTATATAACATAATTTCTAAAGGAACTGGTAAAAAACCTGAAACAGGATCTACAGTATATGTGCACTACGCAGGTTATTTTGAAGATGGAACCTTATTTGATACTAGCTATGAAAAAGTAGCAAAAGATTTTGGAAAATTAGATGAACGTAGAGCAGCAGCTAAAGCATATCAACCATTTCCTTTTCAAGCAGGAAAAAAAGAAGGCTTAATACCTGGTTTCTTAGAAGGATTAGAAAAAATGAATATTGGAGACAAAGCTGTTTTATTTATTCCTTCTAACCTAGGTTATGGTGCACAAGGAGCTGGTGGAGTAATTCCGCCTAATACTAATTTAGTTTTTGAGCTAGAGTTATTAGACAAAATGCCTGTTGATACACCTACTACTAATAAATAA
- a CDS encoding AraC family transcriptional regulator: MNNEDNQNIINEYHLNRHQPNKPQFATYDLHEYINKHKEHTTKPHIHSYYQIIWFQEGQGEHFVDFKSHKVVNDTVFFIAKNQVHYFDDNVDYKGILLHFNEDFLVQKESETDFFLKYNLFNNPYQNPYCTISDQTNVLLSDYIQLIQKEAADQEDFGKEEILRAYLKSFLIQIQRKKNICEKTRKETPFILDDKRVQFIKFINLVDQNYTKGLSVSEYASLLMISSRTLSDLTQQLINKTPLQIIQERIILESQRLLLHSELNVTQIGYRLGFEDPSYFVKFFKKHANMSPSEFRKSITTS, encoded by the coding sequence ATGAATAACGAAGACAATCAAAATATCATCAACGAATATCATTTAAACAGGCATCAACCAAACAAACCCCAATTTGCCACTTATGATCTTCACGAATATATCAATAAACATAAAGAACATACCACAAAGCCTCATATTCATAGTTATTATCAAATTATTTGGTTTCAAGAGGGTCAAGGAGAACATTTTGTAGATTTCAAATCACATAAAGTGGTAAATGACACTGTTTTTTTTATTGCTAAAAATCAGGTGCATTATTTTGATGACAATGTTGATTATAAAGGAATTTTACTACATTTCAATGAAGACTTTTTAGTACAAAAAGAAAGTGAAACCGATTTCTTTTTAAAATACAATTTGTTTAACAACCCTTACCAGAATCCTTATTGTACTATTTCAGACCAAACCAATGTTTTACTAAGCGATTATATCCAATTAATACAGAAAGAAGCAGCAGATCAAGAAGATTTTGGTAAAGAAGAAATTTTAAGAGCTTATTTAAAGTCATTTCTTATTCAAATTCAACGTAAAAAAAACATTTGCGAAAAAACACGAAAAGAAACACCTTTTATCCTTGATGATAAACGTGTTCAGTTTATAAAATTCATCAATCTTGTTGACCAAAATTATACCAAAGGGCTTTCTGTTTCTGAATATGCATCCTTGTTAATGATATCATCTAGAACATTATCTGATCTTACACAACAACTAATTAATAAAACGCCTTTACAAATCATTCAAGAACGAATTATACTTGAATCTCAACGTTTATTACTTCACTCAGAACTCAATGTAACCCAAATAGGGTATCGATTAGGTTTTGAAGATCCTTCTTATTTTGTTAAGTTTTTTAAAAAACATGCAAATATGTCCCCTTCTGAGTTTAGAAAATCTATAACAACAAGTTAA
- a CDS encoding type 1 glutamine amidotransferase domain-containing protein, giving the protein MKTLLKKITLLAFIFLGLSIQAQNTSYKVNKQKRVLLIMSSYDDMGISGKQTGSWFTELAAPYYILTDAGYEVVLASPNGGAAPIDLLSMKAPFTTPYTDKFLNDPVAMFAAKTTRKLRNIDYNTFDAVFFPGGYGLLTDLASDQYVIKLIRDFYESGRPIAMVCHAPAILRDVKLTNGKYLVEGKNLTGFKDAEDAEIELDRHLLFSLEQELKRRGANYKSVANWQPNVVVDGPLMTGQSPASAAPLAETLKERLRK; this is encoded by the coding sequence ATGAAAACATTATTAAAAAAAATAACCTTATTAGCTTTTATCTTCTTAGGATTATCTATCCAAGCTCAAAACACTTCTTATAAAGTTAACAAACAAAAAAGAGTATTGTTAATCATGAGTTCTTATGATGATATGGGAATTAGTGGAAAACAAACAGGCTCATGGTTTACTGAACTAGCAGCACCTTATTACATTCTTACTGATGCAGGTTATGAAGTAGTTCTTGCCTCTCCTAATGGTGGTGCAGCACCTATCGATTTACTAAGTATGAAAGCTCCATTTACCACGCCATACACAGATAAATTTTTGAACGACCCTGTAGCGATGTTTGCAGCTAAAACAACTAGAAAACTTCGCAATATAGATTATAACACTTTTGACGCAGTTTTCTTCCCAGGCGGTTATGGTTTATTAACAGACTTAGCTTCTGATCAATATGTAATTAAACTAATTAGAGATTTTTATGAGTCTGGACGTCCTATAGCTATGGTTTGTCATGCACCAGCTATTTTAAGAGATGTAAAATTAACAAATGGAAAATATTTAGTTGAAGGTAAAAACCTAACTGGATTCAAAGATGCTGAGGATGCTGAAATTGAACTTGACAGACATTTATTATTCTCCCTTGAACAAGAATTAAAAAGAAGAGGTGCAAACTATAAAAGTGTTGCAAACTGGCAGCCAAATGTAGTAGTAGATGGTCCGTTAATGACTGGACAAAGTCCTGCATCGGCAGCTCCATTAGCTGAAACACTAAAAGAACGATTAAGAAAATAA
- the yiaA gene encoding inner membrane protein YiaA produces the protein MQQKTSIAFIAASWAALGVGMTGYLVGLARAQMQLNEKGYYFSILMFGIFAVISLQKAVRDRLENIPVTNIYYGLCWFTTLLAILLLAVGLWNATLLPSEKGFYVFGFLLAIFGAISVQKNTRDNASFSR, from the coding sequence ATGCAACAAAAAACTTCAATTGCTTTTATAGCTGCTTCTTGGGCGGCTTTAGGAGTAGGTATGACGGGGTATCTAGTAGGACTTGCTAGAGCTCAAATGCAATTAAATGAAAAAGGATATTATTTTTCAATTTTAATGTTTGGAATATTTGCCGTTATATCTTTACAAAAAGCTGTTAGAGATAGATTAGAAAATATACCAGTAACGAATATTTATTATGGACTTTGCTGGTTTACTACACTTCTGGCTATTTTGTTACTTGCTGTAGGTTTGTGGAATGCAACTCTTTTACCAAGTGAAAAAGGATTTTATGTCTTCGGTTTTTTACTAGCTATTTTTGGTGCAATTTCAGTTCAAAAAAACACTCGTGATAATGCTAGTTTTTCTAGATAG
- a CDS encoding S9 family peptidase, translating into MPKAITYLSSDFSSLLEKNSSNGWKEAVLATKAEFETALKTNINSDEFSLRSFPVVIEWKSIDTFETEIAGKKNNYKVTYNVITKNIVNVITYSNEGNQAKFASNGNVAWLKENNIKITTPSGNIVDVTNDIDKGIVNGSDYVHRQEFGIDTGMWWNQSGTQLAYYRKDETMVANYPLTNWNEPEAVNKDIKYPMAGMTSENVTLVVFDVATGKKVVVKTGEPKDQYLTMVSWEPTGKYIFIGVLNREQNHLKFNKYDVQTGNFVKTLFEEKASTWIEPQHPLIFVPNNFSQFIYQTDFNGFNQMYLYDTDGNLLKNLGYNDVVVKEFLGFDSKSEKINYIGTANNGLDRQLYQVDLKSGKTIQLTTISGTHTASVSSDGTMVLDQYSNIKTPNEISVIDIKSKKEVELLKANDPFQGKMDMPKMELVTITSADGKTPLNGRIIYPANFDATKKYPVMIYVYGGSHAQLVNNRWLGGAGYFDYYMAQNGYVVFTLDNRGSDSRGKKFCDVNHRQLGVNEMADQMEGVKFLKSKSFVDKERIGVFGWSFGGFMTTSLMTSQVDTFKVGVAGGPVIDWKYYEVMYGERYMDTPQENPEGYAKTSLLDKAKNLKGRLLIIHGAQDPVVVQQNSMNFIEACIKAGKQVDYFLYPNHEHNVGGRDRIHMYAKIADYFDVYLKKIKQINHATKNFNCFYSCFLGGFRSRYDGVSSRTC; encoded by the coding sequence ATTCCGAAAGCAATTACTTATTTAAGTTCAGATTTTTCAAGCTTATTAGAAAAAAATAGTTCTAATGGGTGGAAAGAAGCAGTTTTAGCTACAAAAGCTGAATTTGAAACAGCCTTAAAGACTAATATAAATTCAGATGAGTTTTCATTAAGAAGTTTCCCAGTCGTTATAGAATGGAAATCTATTGATACATTTGAAACAGAAATAGCAGGTAAAAAAAATAACTATAAGGTTACTTATAATGTTATTACTAAAAATATTGTAAATGTTATTACCTATAGTAATGAAGGTAATCAAGCAAAATTTGCTTCTAATGGCAATGTAGCTTGGTTAAAAGAAAATAATATAAAAATTACAACTCCTTCAGGAAATATAGTAGATGTTACTAATGATATAGATAAAGGGATTGTAAATGGTTCTGATTATGTACATCGTCAGGAATTTGGTATAGATACTGGTATGTGGTGGAATCAATCAGGAACACAATTAGCTTATTATCGTAAAGATGAAACGATGGTAGCTAATTATCCTTTAACTAATTGGAACGAACCAGAAGCCGTTAATAAAGATATTAAATATCCAATGGCGGGTATGACAAGTGAAAATGTAACCTTAGTTGTTTTTGATGTAGCTACTGGTAAAAAAGTAGTAGTTAAAACGGGTGAACCAAAAGATCAATATTTAACCATGGTTTCTTGGGAACCAACAGGCAAGTACATATTTATAGGTGTTTTGAATCGAGAGCAAAATCATTTAAAATTTAATAAATATGATGTACAGACAGGTAATTTTGTGAAGACCTTGTTTGAAGAAAAAGCTTCTACTTGGATAGAACCACAACATCCATTAATTTTTGTGCCTAATAATTTTTCTCAGTTTATTTATCAAACGGATTTTAATGGATTTAATCAAATGTATTTGTATGATACGGATGGTAATTTGTTAAAAAACTTAGGTTATAATGATGTAGTCGTTAAAGAATTTTTAGGTTTTGACTCTAAATCAGAAAAGATTAACTATATTGGAACAGCTAATAATGGTTTAGATCGTCAGTTATATCAAGTTGATTTAAAATCAGGGAAAACGATACAATTAACTACTATATCGGGAACTCATACAGCTTCTGTTTCTTCGGATGGAACTATGGTTTTAGATCAATACAGTAATATTAAAACTCCTAATGAAATTTCAGTTATTGATATTAAATCAAAAAAAGAAGTCGAATTGCTAAAAGCAAATGATCCTTTTCAAGGAAAAATGGATATGCCAAAAATGGAGTTAGTGACAATTACTTCTGCTGATGGAAAAACACCTTTAAATGGAAGAATTATTTATCCAGCCAATTTTGATGCTACTAAAAAATATCCTGTGATGATATATGTTTATGGAGGTTCACATGCTCAATTAGTTAATAATCGTTGGTTAGGAGGCGCAGGTTATTTTGATTATTATATGGCACAAAATGGTTATGTAGTATTTACACTTGATAACAGAGGTAGTGATTCTCGCGGAAAAAAATTCTGTGATGTAAACCATCGTCAGTTAGGAGTAAATGAAATGGCTGATCAAATGGAAGGGGTTAAATTCTTAAAATCAAAATCATTTGTAGATAAAGAAAGGATAGGCGTTTTTGGATGGAGCTTTGGCGGATTTATGACAACAAGTTTGATGACGAGTCAAGTTGATACCTTTAAAGTAGGTGTTGCAGGTGGACCAGTTATTGATTGGAAATATTATGAAGTTATGTATGGTGAACGATATATGGATACCCCACAAGAGAATCCTGAAGGTTATGCAAAAACTTCTTTATTAGATAAAGCTAAAAATTTAAAAGGACGTTTGTTAATTATTCATGGAGCGCAAGACCCTGTTGTTGTACAGCAAAATAGTATGAATTTTATTGAAGCATGTATTAAAGCAGGAAAACAGGTAGATTATTTTTTATATCCTAATCATGAGCATAATGTAGGAGGAAGGGATCGAATTCATATGTATGCTAAAATTGCTGATTATTTTGATGTATATTTGAAAAAAATAAAACAAATAAATCATGCAACAAAAAACTTCAATTGCTTTTATAGCTGCTTCTTGGGCGGCTTTAGGAGTAGGTATGACGGGGTATCTAGTAGGACTTGCTAG
- a CDS encoding Lrp/AsnC family transcriptional regulator, with protein MDVIDKKLLKLLQEDSKQTTKELSGKLNLSVTAVYERIKKLEKDGTIKKYVALVDRKKINKSYVVFCHIKLVQHNHEFIADFENAILKLDEVLECFHVSGDYDYILKICVADMEEYREFMVTKLTSIKHIGSTHSSFMIGEVKSTTVYDI; from the coding sequence ATGGATGTCATAGATAAAAAATTATTGAAATTACTTCAAGAAGATAGTAAACAAACAACAAAGGAACTTTCTGGAAAACTTAATTTATCAGTTACCGCTGTTTATGAACGTATAAAGAAATTAGAAAAAGATGGTACTATCAAAAAATACGTTGCATTAGTAGATCGAAAAAAAATAAACAAAAGCTATGTTGTTTTTTGTCATATTAAATTAGTACAACATAATCACGAATTTATTGCTGATTTTGAAAATGCAATATTAAAGTTAGATGAAGTATTAGAATGCTTTCATGTCAGCGGTGATTATGATTATATTTTAAAAATTTGCGTTGCAGATATGGAGGAATATAGAGAATTTATGGTAACGAAACTTACTTCTATTAAACATATTGGAAGTACCCATTCTTCATTTATGATTGGAGAAGTAAAAAGTACAACTGTTTATGATATTTAA
- the lpdA gene encoding dihydrolipoyl dehydrogenase, which translates to MSSFDVVVIGSGPGGYVAAIRCAQLGMKTAIIEKYATLGGTCLNVGCIPSKALLASSHHYEELQHFTDHGIEVSGDIKINLQKMIERKQSVVDQTCGGVKFLMDKNNITVFQGVGSFENATTLNITKEDGSIEKIEAKNTIVATGSKPSSLPFIKIDKERIITSTEALKLPEVPKHLIIIGGGVIGLELGQVYLRLGAQVSVVEFMDRIIPGMDGALSKELTKVLKKQGMKFYTSHKVKEVSRNGNEVVVKADNAKGQEIVLEGDYALVAVGRRPYTDGLNSEKAGIKLTERGQIEVNDHLQTSTPNIYAIGDVVRGAMLAHKAEEEGVMVAEYLAGQKPHIDYNLIPGVVYTWPEVSAVGKTEEQLKTEGKNYKVGTFPFKALGRARASADTDGFVKILADANTDEVLGIHMIGARAADLIAEAVTAMEFRASAEDISRMSHAHPTFSEAIKEAALDATGKRALHI; encoded by the coding sequence ATGAGCTCATTTGACGTAGTTGTAATAGGTTCAGGCCCTGGAGGATATGTAGCAGCAATTCGTTGTGCACAATTAGGAATGAAAACGGCTATTATTGAAAAATATGCCACTCTTGGAGGTACCTGTCTAAACGTAGGCTGTATACCTTCAAAAGCATTATTAGCTTCTTCACATCATTATGAAGAATTACAACACTTTACAGATCATGGAATTGAAGTATCAGGTGATATCAAGATTAACCTTCAAAAAATGATCGAACGTAAACAATCTGTAGTTGATCAGACTTGTGGTGGGGTTAAATTTTTAATGGACAAAAACAACATTACTGTATTTCAAGGTGTTGGATCATTTGAAAATGCAACTACTTTAAACATAACAAAAGAAGATGGTTCTATTGAAAAAATTGAAGCAAAAAACACAATCGTTGCTACAGGCTCAAAACCATCAAGTTTGCCATTTATTAAAATTGACAAAGAAAGAATCATTACCTCTACTGAAGCATTAAAATTACCTGAAGTCCCTAAGCATTTAATCATTATTGGTGGTGGTGTAATTGGCCTAGAACTAGGTCAAGTCTATCTACGATTAGGAGCTCAAGTATCAGTAGTTGAATTTATGGACAGAATTATTCCTGGTATGGATGGTGCTTTATCAAAAGAACTGACTAAAGTATTAAAAAAACAAGGAATGAAATTCTATACTTCACATAAAGTAAAAGAAGTTTCTCGTAATGGAAATGAAGTAGTTGTAAAAGCAGATAATGCAAAAGGACAAGAAATTGTACTTGAAGGAGATTACGCCTTAGTAGCAGTAGGACGCCGCCCTTATACTGATGGATTAAATTCTGAAAAAGCAGGTATAAAACTTACAGAAAGAGGACAAATAGAAGTAAATGACCATCTACAAACCTCTACTCCTAACATATATGCTATTGGTGATGTCGTTCGAGGAGCAATGTTAGCTCACAAAGCAGAAGAAGAAGGTGTTATGGTAGCAGAATACCTAGCAGGTCAAAAACCTCATATTGATTACAATTTAATCCCTGGAGTGGTTTATACTTGGCCTGAAGTTTCTGCTGTAGGAAAAACAGAAGAACAATTAAAAACTGAAGGTAAAAACTATAAAGTTGGAACCTTCCCATTCAAAGCTTTAGGACGTGCTCGCGCAAGTGCTGATACTGATGGTTTTGTTAAAATTTTAGCTGATGCTAATACAGATGAAGTATTAGGTATACACATGATTGGAGCTCGTGCTGCTGATTTAATAGCAGAAGCTGTTACTGCTATGGAATTCCGCGCAAGTGCAGAAGACATATCAAGAATGTCACATGCTCACCCTACTTTTTCAGAAGCAATCAAAGAAGCTGCTTTAGATGCTACTGGTAAAAGAGCATTACATATATAA
- a CDS encoding alpha/beta fold hydrolase — translation MKLLRLLTCLILFFSTAINAQIKLEKTKTFFPDNKELKEEKIDWFYFSVPENWNSTQGRKVKLAVAVLKNTNKIKSEPVVFIQGGPGGNTIETTMFWVNHPLRKNHDIVLLDLRGTGFSEPKLCPDLGKKFFEILSKNQSNEKDISDKVKVSLECKQDMINQGIDLSAYNSNSVSMDLNALKKALKYQKWNVLGVSYGTHISQTYANLFPDDINSLILDSSIPEIGNYYVNNTKNYELSLQKLFDDCRNNPDCNASFPNLEQVYYNNISALQKKPITVKVNKSIVPSGTFTYNAEDYKIAIQQSLYDKKLVEVLPLLIYQFKNRNETTLAGLVQAFSGALSLNYGNYFCFTCNEVIPFNNLNEYNTVSRSTKLKEGLSFYKSDFEVCKKWNSVSKLNTKKNDFKPNNNKYKVLVLSGGFDPITPTYFGYETAKKFNNSFVIEGYTYGHGLGYTKSGREIINNFIENKPITDSLKQYFNKKRVEFKSDIEINKTVVKLGGEVSSKQWYYFIPLLLSMFVLFSSLCYTTYAVIKNKLNTNLNTWLLFSASLISIVFLIFLTLSINSVMNDNFYILAFGLPKEWSFVNYLYLISLFLSLSFVIHSLIKRMKSNIPLYSMLILSFFLLHFYFFKWYVD, via the coding sequence ATGAAGTTATTACGTTTGTTAACCTGTTTAATACTGTTTTTCTCAACAGCAATTAATGCCCAAATTAAATTAGAAAAAACAAAAACGTTCTTTCCTGATAATAAAGAACTGAAAGAAGAAAAGATAGATTGGTTTTATTTTTCCGTTCCAGAAAACTGGAATTCAACGCAAGGAAGAAAAGTAAAACTGGCAGTGGCAGTTTTGAAAAATACAAATAAAATAAAATCAGAACCTGTGGTTTTTATTCAAGGAGGACCAGGTGGTAATACTATTGAAACAACAATGTTTTGGGTCAATCATCCTTTAAGAAAGAATCATGATATTGTATTGCTTGATTTACGTGGAACTGGATTTTCAGAGCCTAAATTATGTCCAGATTTAGGTAAAAAGTTCTTTGAAATCCTTTCAAAAAATCAATCAAATGAAAAAGACATTTCAGATAAAGTTAAAGTTTCTTTAGAATGCAAACAAGATATGATAAATCAAGGTATTGATTTATCAGCTTACAATAGTAATTCAGTATCGATGGATTTGAATGCTTTGAAAAAGGCTTTAAAGTATCAAAAATGGAATGTATTAGGAGTTTCTTATGGGACCCATATCAGTCAAACGTATGCAAATTTATTCCCTGATGATATAAATTCACTTATATTGGATTCATCAATACCTGAAATTGGCAACTATTATGTAAACAATACAAAAAATTATGAGTTGAGTTTACAAAAATTATTCGATGATTGTAGAAATAATCCTGACTGTAATGCTAGTTTTCCAAATTTAGAGCAAGTATATTACAACAATATTTCAGCTTTACAAAAGAAACCAATCACTGTTAAAGTGAATAAATCAATTGTACCTTCTGGAACTTTTACTTACAATGCTGAAGATTATAAAATTGCAATCCAACAATCATTATATGACAAAAAGCTAGTTGAGGTTTTGCCACTTTTAATTTATCAATTTAAAAATAGAAATGAGACCACTTTAGCTGGGCTAGTTCAGGCTTTTTCAGGAGCTTTATCTTTAAATTATGGTAATTATTTTTGCTTCACTTGTAATGAAGTAATTCCTTTTAATAATTTAAATGAATATAATACAGTTTCTAGAAGCACAAAACTAAAAGAAGGTCTCTCTTTTTATAAATCAGATTTTGAGGTATGTAAAAAATGGAATAGTGTTTCCAAATTAAATACTAAAAAAAATGATTTTAAACCAAATAATAATAAATATAAAGTTCTTGTTTTATCTGGAGGTTTTGATCCAATAACACCAACATATTTTGGTTACGAAACTGCAAAAAAATTTAATAATTCATTCGTTATTGAAGGTTATACTTATGGTCATGGTCTAGGTTATACCAAATCTGGAAGAGAAATTATAAATAATTTTATTGAAAATAAACCAATTACAGATTCTTTAAAGCAATATTTTAATAAGAAAAGAGTCGAGTTTAAATCTGATATTGAAATAAATAAAACAGTTGTTAAGTTAGGTGGAGAAGTTTCCTCAAAACAATGGTATTATTTTATTCCCTTACTATTATCAATGTTTGTTTTGTTTTCTAGTTTATGTTACACAACTTATGCGGTTATAAAAAATAAATTGAATACAAATTTAAATACGTGGCTATTGTTTAGTGCAAGTTTGATAAGTATAGTTTTTTTAATTTTCTTGACATTAAGCATTAATTCTGTGATGAATGACAATTTTTATATCCTTGCTTTTGGATTACCTAAAGAGTGGAGTTTCGTTAATTATTTATACCTAATTTCCTTATTCCTTTCTTTAAGTTTTGTTATTCATTCGTTAATTAAGAGAATGAAATCAAATATTCCATTATACTCGATGTTGATACTTTCATTTTTTCTGTTACATTTTTATTTCTTTAAATGGTATGTAGATTAG